In the genome of Streptomyces globosus, one region contains:
- a CDS encoding YciI family protein: MAKYLLLKHYRGAPAAVNDVPMDQWTPEEVSAHIRYMNDFAARLEKTGEFVDGQALAPEGAWVRYDGEGRPPVTDGPFAETKDLIAGWMIIDVDGYDRAVELAGELSAAPGAGGRPIHEWLEVRPFLTAKPPVAE, encoded by the coding sequence ATGGCCAAGTACCTGCTGCTGAAGCACTACCGAGGCGCCCCCGCCGCCGTCAACGACGTGCCGATGGACCAGTGGACACCGGAGGAGGTCTCGGCGCACATCCGGTACATGAACGACTTCGCGGCGCGGCTGGAGAAGACCGGCGAGTTCGTCGACGGCCAGGCCCTCGCCCCCGAGGGGGCCTGGGTCCGCTACGACGGCGAGGGCCGGCCCCCCGTCACCGACGGGCCGTTCGCCGAGACCAAGGACCTCATCGCCGGCTGGATGATCATCGACGTCGACGGCTACGACCGCGCCGTCGAGCTGGCCGGCGAGCTGTCGGCCGCCCCCGGGGCGGGCGGCCGGCCGATCCACGAGTGGCTGGAGGTCCGCCCCTTCCTGACCGCGAAGCCCCCGGTCGCGGAGTGA
- the tsaD gene encoding tRNA (adenosine(37)-N6)-threonylcarbamoyltransferase complex transferase subunit TsaD → MGGPVVLGIESSCDETGAGIVQDGRLLAHVVASSMDEHARFGGVVPEIAARAHLQAFNPVVREALDRAGLRLGQIDAVAVTTGPGLSGALQVGLAGAKTLAYAAGVPLYGVHHLAGHVAADTLDHGPLPRPSVVLIVSGGHTSLLLVRDLVREPILHLGDTLDDAAGECFDKVARILGLPYPGGPAIDRAARDGDPRAVAFPRPLTRPGDDPYAFSFSGLKTAAARWVEDHRARGAQVPVADGAAALQEAVADVLTRKALAACAAHGVRTLIVVGGVAANSRVRALAERRCASAGVELRVPPMTLCTDNGAMIAAVGDLLVRSGAEPAPLDVSIDPSAPLEYAALTPLARTAARAA, encoded by the coding sequence GTGGGCGGACCGGTGGTACTGGGGATCGAGTCGTCGTGCGACGAGACCGGCGCGGGCATCGTCCAGGACGGCAGGCTGCTGGCGCACGTCGTCGCGTCCAGCATGGACGAGCACGCGCGGTTCGGCGGTGTCGTACCCGAGATCGCCGCGCGCGCCCACCTCCAGGCCTTCAACCCGGTCGTGCGCGAGGCCCTCGACCGGGCCGGACTGCGCCTCGGGCAGATCGACGCCGTGGCCGTCACCACCGGCCCCGGCCTGTCCGGCGCCCTCCAGGTCGGCCTCGCCGGAGCCAAGACCCTGGCGTACGCGGCCGGCGTCCCCCTGTACGGCGTCCACCACCTGGCCGGGCACGTCGCCGCCGACACCCTCGACCACGGGCCGCTGCCCCGCCCGTCCGTCGTGCTGATCGTCTCGGGCGGCCACACCTCGCTGCTCCTCGTACGCGACCTCGTACGCGAACCGATCCTGCACCTCGGCGACACCCTCGACGACGCGGCCGGCGAGTGCTTCGACAAGGTCGCCCGCATCCTCGGCCTCCCCTACCCGGGCGGCCCCGCCATCGACCGGGCCGCCCGGGACGGCGATCCGCGGGCCGTTGCCTTCCCGCGGCCGCTGACCCGCCCCGGCGACGACCCGTACGCCTTCTCGTTCTCCGGGCTGAAGACGGCCGCCGCCCGCTGGGTCGAGGACCACCGGGCCCGCGGCGCGCAGGTCCCCGTCGCCGACGGGGCGGCCGCCCTCCAGGAGGCCGTCGCCGACGTGCTCACCCGCAAGGCCCTGGCCGCCTGCGCGGCGCACGGCGTCCGCACGCTGATCGTCGTCGGCGGCGTCGCCGCGAACTCCCGGGTGCGCGCCCTGGCCGAGCGGCGGTGCGCCTCGGCCGGCGTCGAACTGCGCGTCCCCCCGATGACGCTGTGCACCGACAACGGCGCGATGATCGCCGCCGTCGGCGACCTGCTGGTCCGCTCCGGGGCCGAACCGGCCCCGCTCGACGTCTCGATCGACCCCTCCGCCCCCCTCGAGTACGCCGCCCTCACCCCGCTCGCCCGCACCGCCGCCCGGGCGGCCTGA
- a CDS encoding RNA polymerase sigma factor translates to MDEALLRSLTPGVLTALVRRGADFAAAEDAVQDALVEALRVWPADPPRDAKGWLVTVAWRKFLDAARSDAARRRREDRAGGEPAPGPAPAADDTLRLYFLCAHPALTPSSAAALTLRAVGGLTTRQIARAYLVPEATMAQRISRAKRTVSGVRFDRPGDVATVLRVLYLVFNEGYSGDVDLAAEAIRLTRQLAARTDHPEVAGLLALMLLHHARRAARTASDGSLVPLAEQDRGRWDTSLIAEGIGILQAALARDRLGEYQAQAAIAALHADARTAAETDWVQIVEWYDELARLTGSPVVLLNRAVAVGEADGPRAGLAALAAVDGSLPRHTAVAAYLHERDGDLAGAARLYAEAAHKAPSLAERDHLTRQAARLNTRLRGAGGRPDGP, encoded by the coding sequence ATGGACGAGGCCCTGCTGCGGAGCCTCACCCCGGGCGTGCTCACGGCCCTCGTCCGCCGCGGAGCCGACTTCGCGGCGGCCGAGGACGCCGTACAGGACGCGCTGGTCGAGGCGCTGCGGGTCTGGCCCGCCGATCCCCCGAGGGACGCGAAGGGCTGGCTGGTCACCGTAGCCTGGCGCAAGTTCCTCGACGCGGCCCGCTCGGACGCCGCCCGCCGCCGGCGCGAGGACCGCGCCGGCGGGGAGCCGGCGCCCGGGCCGGCGCCGGCGGCGGACGACACCCTGCGGCTGTACTTCCTGTGCGCGCACCCCGCGCTGACGCCGTCGTCGGCCGCCGCGCTCACGCTGCGCGCCGTCGGCGGGCTGACCACCCGCCAGATCGCCCGCGCGTACCTGGTGCCCGAGGCGACCATGGCGCAGCGGATCAGCCGGGCCAAGCGCACCGTCTCCGGGGTGCGCTTCGACCGGCCCGGTGACGTCGCCACCGTGCTGCGCGTCCTCTACCTCGTCTTCAACGAGGGCTACTCCGGGGACGTCGACCTCGCGGCCGAGGCCATCCGGCTCACCCGGCAGCTCGCGGCCCGCACCGACCACCCGGAGGTGGCCGGCCTGCTCGCCCTCATGCTGCTCCACCACGCCCGGCGCGCGGCCCGGACCGCCTCCGACGGCAGCCTGGTGCCGCTCGCCGAGCAGGACCGCGGCCGGTGGGACACCTCGCTGATCGCCGAGGGCATCGGGATCCTCCAGGCGGCCCTCGCCCGGGACCGGCTCGGCGAGTACCAGGCACAGGCCGCCATTGCGGCGCTCCACGCCGATGCGCGCACCGCCGCGGAGACCGACTGGGTGCAGATCGTGGAGTGGTACGACGAGTTGGCCCGGCTGACCGGCAGCCCCGTCGTCCTGCTCAACCGGGCGGTCGCCGTCGGAGAGGCGGACGGGCCCCGCGCCGGCCTGGCCGCCCTCGCCGCGGTGGACGGCTCGCTCCCCCGCCACACGGCGGTGGCGGCGTACCTGCACGAACGCGACGGCGACCTGGCGGGCGCAGCCCGCCTGTACGCGGAGGCGGCCCACAAGGCGCCCAGCCTGGCCGAGCGCGACCACCTGACCCGCCAGGCCGCCCGCCTCAACACCCGCCTGCGCGGCGCCGGGGGCCGGCCGGACGGACCCTAG
- a CDS encoding cation:proton antiporter — protein MTLSDAAYLAMGVGALGAAVLPRLVFRRPLSMPMVFLAAGVLVGLLPLPVPAVDPVRDRLWVEHAAELCVIVSLMGAGLALNRPVGLRRWAGPWRLVGIALPLTVAGVCAVAVPLLQWPLAPALLLAAVLAPTDPVLAAEVRVGEPTDEADDEDEVRFSLTGEAGLNDGLAFPFVLAALAAAAAGGGGGWIGRWVVVDVLVMTAVGVAVGVVAGRLLGMMFFRARPSALRLSEHMEGFVALGATFVAYGAAELLHGYGFLAVFVTACTIRAAERSHGYHKVLHEFTEQIERLLTVFLLFLLGGYLAVSGLPHLTWQGALVAVLLVLAVRPLAGWASLWGHRAGPRERLTVSFFGIRGIGSLFYLAYALGQTTRFDALAPQLWSVVAFTVLLSVLLHGAAATPAIRRLDRLRRDSQAPP, from the coding sequence ATGACGCTCTCCGATGCCGCGTACCTGGCCATGGGGGTCGGCGCGCTCGGCGCGGCCGTGCTGCCGCGGCTCGTCTTCCGGCGGCCGCTGTCCATGCCGATGGTGTTCCTGGCCGCCGGCGTGCTGGTGGGACTGCTGCCGCTGCCCGTGCCCGCGGTGGATCCCGTCCGGGACCGGCTGTGGGTGGAGCACGCGGCCGAGCTGTGCGTCATCGTCTCCCTCATGGGCGCGGGCCTCGCCCTGAACCGGCCGGTCGGGCTGCGGCGCTGGGCCGGGCCGTGGCGGCTCGTCGGGATCGCCCTGCCGCTGACCGTCGCGGGAGTCTGTGCGGTCGCCGTCCCCCTGCTCCAGTGGCCGCTCGCCCCGGCGCTGCTCCTGGCCGCCGTCCTCGCTCCGACGGATCCGGTGCTGGCCGCGGAGGTGCGCGTCGGGGAGCCGACCGACGAGGCGGACGACGAGGACGAGGTGCGGTTCTCGCTGACCGGGGAGGCCGGCCTGAACGACGGGCTGGCCTTCCCCTTCGTCCTCGCGGCCCTGGCCGCGGCCGCCGCGGGCGGCGGGGGCGGGTGGATCGGGCGGTGGGTCGTCGTCGACGTGCTCGTGATGACCGCCGTCGGCGTCGCGGTCGGCGTGGTGGCGGGGCGGCTGCTGGGGATGATGTTCTTCCGGGCGCGGCCGTCGGCACTGCGGCTCTCCGAGCACATGGAGGGCTTCGTCGCGCTCGGTGCCACCTTCGTGGCGTACGGGGCGGCCGAGCTGCTGCACGGCTACGGCTTCCTCGCCGTCTTCGTCACCGCCTGCACGATCCGGGCCGCCGAGCGCAGCCACGGCTACCACAAGGTATTGCACGAGTTCACCGAGCAGATCGAGCGGCTGCTGACCGTCTTCCTGCTGTTCCTCCTCGGCGGCTACCTGGCGGTCTCGGGCCTGCCCCACCTGACCTGGCAGGGGGCCCTCGTCGCCGTGCTGCTCGTCCTGGCCGTCCGGCCCCTCGCCGGGTGGGCGAGCCTGTGGGGGCACAGGGCCGGGCCGCGGGAGCGCCTCACGGTGTCGTTCTTCGGCATCCGCGGCATCGGCTCGCTGTTCTACCTCGCCTACGCTCTGGGGCAGACCACGCGCTTCGACGCGCTGGCTCCGCAGCTGTGGTCCGTGGTCGCCTTCACCGTGCTGCTGTCCGTCCTCCTGCACGGTGCGGCCGCCACGCCCGCCATCCGCCGCCTGGACCGGCTCCGCCGGGACTCCCAGGCTCCCCCGTGA